The Niastella koreensis GR20-10 genome includes a window with the following:
- a CDS encoding bifunctional folylpolyglutamate synthase/dihydrofolate synthase, translated as MNYEQATNYLFTRLPMFSRIGAAAYKKDLTNTLRLCEHLGNPQTKFKSIHIAGTNGKGSTSHMLAAVLQTAGYKTGLYTSPHLRDFRERFRVNGEMIDKDFVVEFVERIQPVIDEIEPSFFEITVAMAFEYFVQQGVDIAVIETGLGGRLDSTNVVIPEVSVITNIGWDHMNLLGDTLSAIAYEKAGIIKAGVPVVIGETSEESKPVFEQVAGEKNAPLYFADTQRYVAEWKYEHHQLKLEVATSSPDVRNSYQLDLPGYYQTKNCITVLEVIYHLQKAGYKITEEHIQQALRQVKKLTGLHGRWEVIHANPVVVLDVGHNEEGIKQITAQIEISEYQHLHIVIGLVKDKEIEKVLTLLPKEATYYFAAAQIPRALPANELAARAHAVGLNGHAYSDVNTAVKEAMHRAEKKDMILVCGSVFVVGEVSL; from the coding sequence ATGAACTACGAGCAAGCGACGAACTATTTGTTTACCCGGCTGCCAATGTTCAGCCGCATAGGCGCAGCTGCCTATAAAAAGGACCTTACCAATACCCTTCGGCTTTGTGAACATTTAGGCAATCCGCAAACAAAGTTCAAATCAATCCACATTGCCGGCACCAATGGCAAGGGATCTACCAGCCATATGCTGGCGGCCGTGCTGCAAACGGCCGGTTACAAAACCGGTTTATACACTTCCCCGCACCTGCGCGATTTCAGGGAACGGTTCCGCGTAAATGGCGAAATGATCGACAAGGATTTTGTGGTTGAATTTGTAGAGCGTATTCAACCCGTCATCGATGAAATAGAACCCTCGTTCTTTGAGATCACCGTAGCCATGGCCTTTGAATATTTTGTTCAGCAAGGTGTTGACATTGCCGTGATAGAGACCGGTCTTGGCGGCCGGCTGGATTCTACCAACGTAGTTATTCCGGAGGTCTCCGTAATTACCAATATTGGCTGGGACCATATGAACCTGCTGGGCGATACCCTGAGCGCTATTGCCTATGAAAAGGCCGGAATCATTAAAGCCGGAGTACCTGTAGTGATTGGTGAAACGTCTGAGGAATCAAAACCTGTGTTTGAACAGGTGGCCGGCGAAAAGAATGCGCCCCTATATTTTGCCGATACCCAGCGCTATGTGGCCGAATGGAAATATGAACACCATCAACTAAAGTTGGAGGTTGCCACTTCCAGCCCTGATGTGCGTAATTCTTACCAGCTCGATCTGCCAGGGTATTATCAAACCAAGAACTGTATTACCGTGCTGGAAGTAATTTATCATTTACAAAAGGCCGGGTATAAAATAACGGAAGAACACATACAACAGGCCTTGCGCCAGGTGAAAAAGCTCACCGGGTTACATGGCCGCTGGGAAGTGATCCATGCCAATCCCGTGGTGGTGCTCGACGTGGGACATAATGAAGAGGGCATTAAACAGATCACTGCGCAAATTGAGATCAGCGAATACCAGCATCTGCATATTGTGATAGGGCTGGTGAAAGATAAAGAAATTGAAAAAGTGTTGACTTTATTACCCAAAGAGGCAACGTATTATTTTGCCGCCGCACAAATACCGCGCGCATTACCCGCCAACGAACTCGCTGCCAGGGCGCATGCTGTTGGCTTAAACGGTCATGCATACAGTGATGTAAATACCGCTGTGAAAGAAGCTATGCACCGGGCGGAGAAGAAAGATATGATCCTTGTGTGTGGAAGTGTGTTTGTGGTAGGGGAAGTTAGTTTATAA
- a CDS encoding DinB family protein produces MQFAIENALPVLERTPQVMETLLYGLGDEWVNSNEGGDTWTPVDIIAHLIFGEQTDWIPRVLVIMGEGGKEFVPFDMEGHHAIKKGKTMNQLLDEFKILRKDNLAFLKSMEVTNESLDRTGIHPILGTVTLRQLLASWVVHDLTHIHQLSRVMAKQYTDAVGPWTQFMGVLGGKR; encoded by the coding sequence ATGCAATTTGCCATAGAAAACGCACTTCCTGTGCTGGAAAGAACACCCCAGGTAATGGAAACCCTGTTATACGGACTGGGAGATGAATGGGTCAATAGTAATGAAGGTGGTGATACCTGGACGCCTGTTGATATTATTGCGCATTTAATATTTGGCGAACAAACCGACTGGATACCACGGGTGCTGGTTATTATGGGCGAAGGCGGAAAGGAGTTTGTGCCTTTTGATATGGAAGGCCATCATGCCATAAAGAAAGGTAAAACAATGAACCAGCTGCTGGATGAGTTTAAGATCTTGCGAAAAGATAACCTGGCCTTTTTAAAATCAATGGAGGTTACCAACGAATCCCTTGACCGTACAGGTATACATCCCATACTCGGTACCGTAACCTTACGACAGTTACTGGCCTCGTGGGTGGTGCACGATCTTACGCATATCCATCAGCTAAGCCGGGTTATGGCTAAACAATACACGGACGCTGTTGGGCCGTGGACGCAGTTTATGGGAGTTCTTGGGGGGAAGAGATAG
- a CDS encoding TSUP family transporter — MTIDLILLCIFAFLAGFTDAIAGGGGLIQTPAALVLLPQYPLATVLGTLKIPSFSGTSIATAQYVRRVPVNWLLIGLMAIMAFCAAFAGSTLLTHVNNSFMKPLLLFMLIVVAIYTFTNKKFGDHLEKDHSFKQQVIYSLLISLIIGFYDGFIGPGAGSFLILAFIGLLGFDFLKASAHAKFVNLATNLGSITFFMLSGKIIFAIALPMAACNALGGWVGARLAILKGNSFIRIFFLIVVCATVIRFAYDVWFK; from the coding sequence ATGACAATAGATTTGATCCTTCTTTGCATATTCGCTTTTCTGGCAGGCTTTACTGATGCTATCGCCGGTGGTGGCGGATTGATACAAACACCCGCGGCATTGGTGTTACTGCCGCAATACCCTTTGGCTACGGTGTTAGGGACGTTAAAGATCCCCTCGTTTAGCGGCACCAGTATTGCTACTGCCCAATATGTACGCCGGGTGCCGGTGAACTGGTTATTGATCGGGTTAATGGCCATTATGGCGTTTTGCGCCGCCTTTGCCGGTTCTACTTTACTTACCCATGTAAACAACAGCTTTATGAAGCCGCTGTTGTTGTTTATGCTGATCGTTGTAGCCATTTACACCTTTACCAATAAAAAGTTTGGCGATCATCTTGAAAAAGATCATTCCTTTAAGCAACAGGTGATCTATTCCCTGCTCATCAGTTTAATTATTGGGTTTTATGATGGGTTTATTGGTCCGGGTGCAGGTAGTTTCCTGATCCTCGCATTTATTGGCCTGCTGGGTTTTGATTTTTTAAAAGCAAGCGCCCACGCCAAGTTTGTAAACCTGGCCACTAACCTGGGTTCAATCACCTTTTTTATGCTGAGTGGCAAGATCATTTTTGCCATTGCTTTACCCATGGCTGCCTGTAATGCCCTGGGTGGCTGGGTGGGCGCACGGCTGGCTATTTTAAAAGGCAATTCATTTATCAGGATCTTCTTTTTGATCGTTGTATGCGCTACTGTTATTCGGTTTGCCTACGACGTGTGGTTTAAATAA
- a CDS encoding NUDIX hydrolase, whose product MRDLKWKLLKSEYLFKDLWFTVRKDTCERPDGKLVTPYYVYEFPTWVNAVAITEDGKIILERQYRHGLGETHLEIPGGCVDDTDKNYEEAIARELLEETGYSFTHYEYLGKTSSNPSTNNNWMHMYLATGGKKVNEQELDDNEDIEIHLVTMDELKQLLRDNQIVQSMHVTTIMYALAKLGELKF is encoded by the coding sequence ATGAGAGATCTCAAATGGAAATTATTAAAGTCTGAATATTTATTTAAAGATTTATGGTTCACTGTGCGGAAGGATACTTGTGAGCGGCCCGATGGAAAACTGGTTACGCCGTATTACGTGTATGAATTTCCTACCTGGGTAAATGCAGTAGCCATCACGGAAGATGGAAAGATCATTCTGGAACGGCAATACCGGCATGGGCTGGGGGAGACCCACCTGGAGATTCCCGGTGGCTGTGTAGATGATACTGACAAAAATTATGAAGAAGCCATTGCGCGCGAACTGCTGGAAGAAACCGGTTACTCCTTCACCCATTATGAGTACCTGGGTAAAACCAGTTCCAACCCTTCTACCAACAACAACTGGATGCATATGTACCTGGCAACCGGTGGTAAAAAAGTAAATGAACAGGAACTGGACGACAACGAAGATATCGAGATCCACCTGGTAACCATGGATGAATTAAAACAACTCCTGCGCGATAATCAGATTGTTCAGAGTATGCATGTGACTACTATCATGTATGCTTTGGCTAAATTGGGAGAATTAAAGTTTTAA
- a CDS encoding YfiT family bacillithiol transferase: MDLRYPIGKYEPQPFSDKQKREWLQDIQFLPGMLESAIENLDEKQLLTPYREGGWNVKQVVHHVADSHMNAYIRFKLGLTENNPTIKPYEESLWAELNDVKAVPINISITLLYALHTRWHSALLNLPADAWNRTVFHPEAKKEMTLYYLLGSYSWHGRHHVAHITSLRERKGW; the protein is encoded by the coding sequence ATGGATCTACGTTATCCCATCGGTAAATACGAACCGCAACCGTTTTCCGACAAACAAAAACGCGAATGGCTGCAGGATATTCAATTCTTACCAGGCATGCTTGAATCGGCCATCGAGAACCTGGATGAAAAACAACTGCTCACGCCTTACCGCGAGGGCGGCTGGAATGTAAAACAGGTGGTGCACCATGTGGCCGACAGCCATATGAATGCCTATATCCGGTTTAAACTGGGATTAACGGAAAACAATCCAACCATTAAACCCTACGAGGAATCATTGTGGGCCGAACTGAACGACGTAAAAGCGGTGCCCATCAATATTTCCATCACCCTGTTATACGCCTTGCACACCCGCTGGCACTCAGCCCTGCTGAACCTGCCCGCCGATGCCTGGAACCGGACCGTATTTCATCCCGAAGCAAAAAAAGAAATGACGCTGTATTACCTGCTGGGTTCTTACTCCTGGCATGGACGCCATCACGTAGCCCATATTACTTCGTTAAGGGAAAGAAAAGGTTGGTAG